Genomic segment of Rhodocaloribacter litoris:
GGGTCGTCGACGAGCCGGTCCACGTAGCGGCCGGGCGCCCAGTACTCGAAGCGGAGGCCGGCGTTGGCGATGAGCCCGCGGTAGCGCAGCTGGTAGGTGCCGAAGAGCGCGCCGCGCCGGGGGCGGACGCGCCAGATGTCGGCGCTTTCGCCGAGGCGTCCGGTGCGGGTTCCCTCGTCCCCGCCGATGGGGGCGCCCACCCAGGGGCGAATCACGTCGATCCACTGGTAGTCGTTGAACTTGGCCTCGAGGCCCACGTTGAGCCGGTTGTTCTTGTCGGTCGAGAAGCGGGTGTAGGTGGCGCGCAGGGTGATCTCCTCGGCGAAGTGGTCGTGGAAGCGCGTGGCGATGCCGCCGTTGTTGATCAGCCCGGGGCCGGGCAGGACGAAGAGGGCGTTCGGGTCGATGGGGTCCCCGTTTTCGTCGACGAAGAGGTTGGCGGGATAGGTGACGATGCTCTCGGGGTCGAGCTCGGTGCTGACGTTCTCCGGTCGCCAGCGGCGTCCGTTGGCGTCGGCGCGGAGCTTCGTGAAGAGGCGGCTCAGCTGCACGTCGTAGAAGGAGCGCTCGTTGAGGACGTGCGACCAGCGGGCGTAGGCGATGATGTTGTCGTGCGCGTACGTGTTGGCGTTGTCCGGCTGGAGGATGAAGGCATACTGGAAGCCCGGCTGGATGACGGCTTCGTTGCCCGTCACCTGGAGCATGCGGGTGTTCTGGTTGATGGTGAGCGAGCGCTGGTAGGAGGCCTGCACGCGCATGCCGGGCCGGAGGTCGTAGGTGAGCTTGGCCAGGCCGTTCCAGCGGTTGCCCGTGCGCGGGGAGAAGAAGTCGGTATCGACGAGGGAGGAGCGCACCTGGCGCGGGGTGGCCACGTGCCGGGTGAAGCCGTCCGAGAGCTGCACCTGCCCGGAGACGAAGAAGCGCAGCTTGCCCCGGACGATGGGGCCGCCCAGGTTGAACTCGTAGATTTCCTCGTTGAAGTTGGAGGCTGCCTCGTCGTTGAAGCCGAGGTGGTCGCGCTTGTGGGAGAAGAAGCCCGCGAAGGTGTCGCCGCCCGTCTGGGTCTCGACGGAGACGACGCCGCTGGTGGCGTCGCCCACTTCGGCGCCGAGGCCGCCGGTGGTCACTTCCACCTCGGAGAAGGCGTTCGAGCCGATGTCGAGGCCGAAGCCGGTGCCGGCCAGCGGGTCCTTGGCCGAGACACCGTCGACGATGAAGCCCGTCTCGTAGGCCCGCCCGCCCCGGATGTAGAGGCCCGTGGGGTCCTGGAGGACGCCGGCCTGCGTGGCGACGGCCTCCTGCACGTTGCGCAGCGGGGCGGCGTCGAGCTGGTCCCGGCCGATCGTGTACGCGCTGGTGGACTGCTCGACGTCCAGCAGGGGTTTCTCCCCGACGATAACGATCTCTTCTTCGGTCGAAAGGACGGCCTCCTGCAGCGTCACGTCGAGCGGGGTGGTCCGGCCGTCGCGCACCTGGATGCCGGTGAAGAGCTTCGTCTCGAAGCCGATGTAGGAGACTTTGACGGCATACTCGCCGGGCCGCAGGTTCTCGATGACGTAGCGCCCGTCGGCGTCGGTGGCGGCGCCGCTGGTGGTGCCCACCACGATCAGGTTGACGCCGATGAGCGGCTCGCCGGTGGCCGCGTCGCGCACGGTGCCGGCGATCCGGCCCTGGGCGAAGATCGGGACGGCAGCGAGGTGGAGCAGGAACAGGCAGGCGAGAAGGCGCATGGTCTGGCGTCGCGTCACAGGACTACGTGGGAAAGCAGGGCGTGTGCGGGGGCGTTCGTCCGCGGCTAGTGGCCGGGGAAGCCCAGGCTTTCGAGCATCAGGTGGATGGCCCGGCGGGGGGCTTCGGGATCGCCGTCGGCGCCGGCGAGCAGGGCCCCCCCCGTCTGTTCGTTGACCATGGGCAGGGCAAAGAGGCCCACCCGGCGGTCGGCGCTGAGCGAGGCGACGGTGTTCGGCCCGGGCCAGTCGCCCTGCCGGCCGTCCCGGGTGCGAAAGCGGTAGGCTCCCTCGTAGAGGGGGATGATGTTGACGCTCTCGGCGTCGTAGGGTAGCTCGTTGATGAAGAAGCGTTGTGCGACGAGGGGCGGCAGGGGTACGCCGGGGCCCGGTACCGGCTCGACCGGTGTGATGGCCGCACCGTTGCTCAACTCGAGCCGTCCGATCGAGTCGGGCAAGGCTGTCAGATCCCGGATGGGCAGCAACAGGATGGCCGCGTTCCCCAGGTTGTCTTCCGGGTTCGTCGGCAGGGTGATCGGGGTGTGGACCATCAGCTTGCCACCCTGCTCGAAGAAGGCATCCATGACGGAGGCTGCCAGCGGCAGGTTGTTGCCCTGAATGCGGTTGGTGGCGTTTGTGGTTACCCAGTAAATGTATTTGAACAGGAGGAGCGTTTC
This window contains:
- a CDS encoding TonB-dependent receptor yields the protein MRLLACLFLLHLAAVPIFAQGRIAGTVRDAATGEPLIGVNLIVVGTTSGAATDADGRYVIENLRPGEYAVKVSYIGFETKLFTGIQVRDGRTTPLDVTLQEAVLSTEEEIVIVGEKPLLDVEQSTSAYTIGRDQLDAAPLRNVQEAVATQAGVLQDPTGLYIRGGRAYETGFIVDGVSAKDPLAGTGFGLDIGSNAFSEVEVTTGGLGAEVGDATSGVVSVETQTGGDTFAGFFSHKRDHLGFNDEAASNFNEEIYEFNLGGPIVRGKLRFFVSGQVQLSDGFTRHVATPRQVRSSLVDTDFFSPRTGNRWNGLAKLTYDLRPGMRVQASYQRSLTINQNTRMLQVTGNEAVIQPGFQYAFILQPDNANTYAHDNIIAYARWSHVLNERSFYDVQLSRLFTKLRADANGRRWRPENVSTELDPESIVTYPANLFVDENGDPIDPNALFVLPGPGLINNGGIATRFHDHFAEEITLRATYTRFSTDKNNRLNVGLEAKFNDYQWIDVIRPWVGAPIGGDEGTRTGRLGESADIWRVRPRRGALFGTYQLRYRGLIANAGLRFEYWAPGRYVDRLVDDPLAPILDGVRQAYKNETVKLLGLRYKFRLLPKVRVSFPIQENRVLFFNYGHSTKLPHPTFVYTGLDPFFQDRSFFADLGNPNLDPEVDISYELGLRNQFSQNDVLNLTFFWRDKFDFITVENVVVKDPTGRDVTRAFRVNGDFARVRGVEVSYLKRIGDWFQGQLSGSFSRATGLSSTNNDALQDFLANGDIENTFETPLAWDRPLDLKASVTFTHERDRPLLGIPGLNRFRVYLASTFRSGQRYTPAVFRGREVNPFTGEADWRPVYEIVSDPEKRFSEVGEPWWWFDLNLQRSVALAGTDLVFSLEITNLFNQQNSVIINPVTGKAYPDVDPETTDFTQLRDNPDFDVPAGTRDPRYEDPETSGLPPFNPARFLPQRHIMLGVSFRF